The following coding sequences are from one Paenibacillus sp. FSL R5-0912 window:
- a CDS encoding glycoside hydrolase domain-containing protein → MSNLFYRPAGAWVGDLIPYYKDGTFRLFYLHDWRENRSIHGEGTSWFELRTSDFVHYEEMGEMLKHGSVSEQDLNCYTGSIIEAQGEYHLFYTGLNPNPEFVENGVPLQCVMHAVSTDMEQWRKIPEDTFYSDGIQYERHDWRDPFVFWNEEAGEYWMLLAARNKEGPSRRRGSIGLCASKDLRQWEIREPFWNPKMYVTHECPDLFQIGEWWYLVYSTFSERFVTHYRMSKSLSGPWTAPRNDAFDARAFYAAKTWSDGNKRYAFGWDPSKENEDDYGDWQWAGNLVVHELVQEQDGTLTVRIPETVSHHFSNEQAAVWGSWLGDWKESEGGIAAVADETFSCVSAGSMPEICKISARLSFSEGTRSCGIMLRVSEDNDDAYYVRLEPIHNRLVFDMWPRRIEGEMQWHIKGDHPHAVELEVPIELHADTDYNIEIVVENSVCVVYLADQVALTTRLYNLKTGNWGCFVQEGRANFEQASISVPN, encoded by the coding sequence TTGTCGAATTTGTTTTACAGGCCGGCAGGAGCCTGGGTGGGAGATCTCATTCCCTACTATAAAGACGGTACATTCCGTTTGTTCTATCTTCATGACTGGAGGGAGAATAGGAGTATTCATGGGGAGGGAACTTCCTGGTTTGAGCTCCGCACAAGCGATTTTGTACACTATGAAGAAATGGGCGAAATGCTGAAGCATGGAAGTGTGAGCGAGCAGGATCTCAACTGTTACACCGGCTCGATCATCGAAGCCCAGGGAGAATATCATCTGTTCTACACCGGCCTCAATCCGAATCCGGAATTCGTAGAGAACGGGGTGCCGCTCCAATGCGTCATGCACGCCGTGAGCACAGATATGGAGCAGTGGCGGAAAATCCCCGAGGATACCTTCTATTCCGACGGAATTCAATATGAAAGGCATGACTGGCGCGATCCCTTTGTATTCTGGAACGAAGAGGCGGGGGAGTACTGGATGCTTCTCGCCGCAAGGAACAAAGAAGGTCCTTCCCGGCGCCGGGGAAGCATCGGGCTCTGTGCTTCGAAGGATCTGAGGCAATGGGAAATCCGCGAACCGTTCTGGAATCCGAAAATGTACGTGACGCACGAATGCCCGGACTTATTTCAAATCGGGGAATGGTGGTATCTGGTTTACTCCACGTTCTCGGAGCGGTTTGTCACCCATTACCGCATGAGTAAATCTTTAAGCGGTCCTTGGACGGCACCGAGAAACGATGCGTTTGACGCCAGGGCGTTCTATGCCGCCAAAACATGGAGTGACGGGAACAAGCGATATGCTTTTGGCTGGGACCCCAGCAAGGAAAACGAGGATGACTACGGTGATTGGCAATGGGCGGGGAATTTGGTCGTGCACGAACTTGTTCAGGAACAGGATGGAACATTAACGGTTCGTATCCCGGAGACAGTCTCCCATCATTTTTCAAATGAACAGGCTGCCGTGTGGGGCTCCTGGCTTGGGGATTGGAAGGAGTCAGAGGGAGGCATAGCGGCGGTGGCTGACGAGACCTTCTCTTGCGTATCTGCGGGTTCCATGCCGGAAATCTGCAAAATTTCGGCCCGGTTATCCTTCTCCGAAGGAACCAGAAGCTGCGGTATTATGCTTCGTGTTAGCGAGGACAACGACGATGCCTATTATGTTCGCCTTGAACCCATTCATAACCGCCTGGTGTTCGATATGTGGCCTCGCCGGATAGAGGGTGAGATGCAGTGGCATATCAAAGGAGACCACCCGCATGCGGTAGAGCTGGAAGTACCCATAGAGTTGCATGCCGATACGGATTATAATATCGAGATCGTTGTGGAGAATTCGGTTTGCGTCGTATACTTGGCCGACCAGGTCGCCTTGACTACACGTTTGTATAATTTAAAAACCGGCAACTGGGGCTGTTTTGTTCAGGAAGGCCGGGCGAATTTTGAACAGGCATCCATTTCGGTTCCCAACTAA
- a CDS encoding DNA polymerase IV, protein MPKDRIILLSDCQSFYASVEKAAHPEYKDKPVAVGDPTRMNGIVLAACPIAKSHGVTTASRVGEAMTKCRDLIVIRPRMSTYIKVSLMISEIYKGYTDQVEAFSIDEQFLDVTGSLSVFGGDLPDMIHSIQHHVLLSTGVWTRVGVGPTKILAKMANNFAKKKEGGVFRLDYSNIDTELWPLPVHEMFMVAGRMTKNFYRMGITTIGDIARMELGEFKRRMRTTMGKQSDIQAEYYWQTARGIDPSPVVTGIRHQIKSVGHGKALRWNLYTRLPEIEVVLLELVIEVCQRARKYRYMGSVVSIVVAETDGNKSNSYSRQMTLPEPSSLTHEVAAAAYRLFVDHWTGMPLSRLAISISQLTDDSVMQLTLFDDRIRTLSRERAVDQIKTRYGSRALIRASSLLESGVALERAQQIGGHYK, encoded by the coding sequence ATGCCTAAAGACCGGATCATTCTGCTCTCGGATTGCCAATCCTTCTATGCAAGTGTCGAAAAGGCTGCGCATCCCGAGTATAAAGATAAGCCTGTCGCAGTCGGCGATCCCACGCGGATGAACGGTATTGTCCTGGCTGCCTGCCCCATCGCCAAATCTCATGGTGTAACCACCGCTTCACGCGTGGGTGAGGCCATGACCAAATGCCGGGATCTCATAGTGATCCGCCCGCGGATGAGTACGTATATCAAGGTCTCGCTGATGATTTCAGAAATCTACAAGGGGTATACCGACCAGGTTGAGGCCTTTAGCATTGATGAGCAGTTTTTGGATGTGACCGGTTCCTTGAGTGTTTTTGGAGGAGATCTGCCGGATATGATTCACTCCATCCAGCATCATGTCCTGTTGTCAACGGGGGTGTGGACCCGGGTGGGAGTCGGACCGACCAAAATTCTGGCCAAGATGGCTAACAACTTTGCCAAGAAGAAGGAAGGAGGGGTCTTCAGGCTCGATTACAGCAATATAGACACAGAGCTCTGGCCGCTGCCGGTGCATGAAATGTTTATGGTGGCTGGACGGATGACCAAGAATTTTTACCGTATGGGGATTACTACGATTGGAGATATTGCGCGGATGGAGCTGGGGGAATTCAAGCGGAGAATGCGCACAACCATGGGTAAGCAGAGCGATATTCAAGCGGAATATTATTGGCAGACGGCGCGCGGGATCGATCCCAGCCCGGTTGTTACCGGGATTCGGCACCAGATCAAGTCGGTTGGACACGGGAAGGCGCTGCGCTGGAACCTCTATACCCGGCTGCCGGAGATTGAAGTTGTGTTGCTGGAACTGGTGATCGAGGTGTGTCAGCGGGCGCGGAAATACCGGTATATGGGGTCGGTGGTGTCTATCGTGGTGGCAGAGACGGACGGTAACAAATCTAACTCCTACAGCAGACAAATGACACTGCCGGAGCCGTCGTCTTTAACGCATGAGGTGGCAGCGGCTGCCTACCGCTTATTTGTGGATCATTGGACGGGGATGCCGTTAAGCCGGTTAGCGATCTCTATCTCCCAGCTGACCGATGACAGTGTCATGCAGCTCACCTTATTCGATGACCGCATCCGCACATTGAGCAGAGAACGGGCAGTGGATCAGATCAAAACCAGATACGGCAGCCGGGCGCTTATCCGCGCATCCTCGTTGCTGGAATCCGGGGTTGCACTGGAACGGGCGCAGCAGATTGGGGGCCATTATAAATGA
- a CDS encoding VanZ family protein: MLQGKKRSAAWIGLGLYTGLTLFFLFAGFNRSSALPKTDLRYHLVFDGIPLQFPGGGYSNLWVFNLGNYLAFVPFGLVVPLLIRCRFLPFLLVFLAAITGVELIQMVTHLGAFDINDIVINTLGATVGYGAQRLIRRDRTTPRGLLKLLSSGAVLTLIVYSAVSGLNYYLDHGRGEIRAMDRLTLERGEVRWEKKLNSFTVAQEQIEPAINLYSPDNPERHEFSLRLDGQYKELAGNFGIPDDAIFAKSKGGSSVIISADGEELYSLNVNIAPGENPPLSFQVPLEGRQELTIAVITDAADPRTHAVLWDLTLMEANAGQKLAARLHRLLGGR; the protein is encoded by the coding sequence ATGCTTCAAGGCAAAAAAAGGTCTGCCGCCTGGATCGGCTTGGGCCTGTACACGGGCCTCACCCTATTTTTCTTGTTTGCCGGTTTCAACCGTTCTTCGGCTCTGCCAAAGACGGACTTACGGTATCACCTGGTCTTTGACGGGATTCCGTTGCAATTTCCGGGCGGGGGTTATTCGAATCTTTGGGTCTTCAATCTGGGTAACTATCTGGCGTTCGTACCGTTCGGCCTGGTGGTTCCGCTACTGATCCGCTGCCGCTTCCTGCCGTTCCTCTTAGTCTTCTTAGCTGCCATTACCGGGGTTGAGCTGATTCAGATGGTAACGCATTTGGGTGCGTTCGATATCAACGATATCGTCATTAATACGCTCGGTGCGACTGTCGGCTACGGCGCCCAGCGGCTGATCCGCCGCGATCGGACAACGCCAAGAGGTTTACTCAAGCTCCTGTCCTCCGGCGCGGTCTTGACGTTGATCGTCTACTCCGCCGTGAGCGGTCTCAATTATTATCTGGATCATGGCCGCGGAGAGATCAGGGCAATGGACCGGCTTACCCTTGAGCGTGGTGAAGTACGGTGGGAAAAGAAGCTAAACAGTTTCACTGTAGCGCAGGAGCAGATCGAACCGGCGATCAACCTGTATAGCCCGGATAATCCGGAACGCCACGAATTCTCACTGCGCCTTGACGGACAGTATAAGGAGCTTGCCGGGAATTTCGGCATCCCTGACGATGCTATATTTGCTAAGAGCAAAGGCGGCAGCAGCGTCATTATCAGTGCCGACGGAGAAGAGCTTTACTCCCTGAATGTGAATATCGCACCGGGCGAGAATCCGCCGCTGTCTTTTCAGGTGCCGCTTGAAGGCAGACAGGAGCTGACCATTGCAGTCATCACCGATGCTGCCGACCCCCGAACCCATGCGGTATTGTGGGATCTTACACTCATGGAAGCCAATGCAGGCCAAAAGCTGGCAGCGCGGCTTCATCGGTTGCTGGGCGGGAGATAA
- the cymR gene encoding cysteine metabolism transcriptional regulator CymR — translation MKISTKGRYGLTIMMELALRFGEGPTSLKSIAEKNGLSEHYLEQLIAPLRNAGLVKSIRGAYGGYILSRETSTITAGDIIRVLEGPISPVDFTEEDDPAKRDLWLRIRDSIADVLDSTTLSDLINFKEESQADNYMFYI, via the coding sequence TTGAAAATATCAACCAAAGGACGTTACGGATTAACCATTATGATGGAGCTTGCCCTGAGATTTGGCGAAGGGCCAACATCACTTAAGAGCATTGCCGAGAAAAACGGACTCTCCGAGCATTACCTGGAGCAGCTGATCGCCCCGCTGCGTAATGCCGGACTTGTAAAAAGTATCCGCGGCGCATACGGCGGGTATATTCTGTCCCGCGAGACCAGCACCATTACTGCCGGAGACATTATCCGCGTACTCGAAGGCCCGATTTCTCCTGTGGACTTCACAGAAGAAGATGACCCGGCCAAGCGCGACCTGTGGCTGCGCATCCGCGACAGCATCGCCGATGTGCTGGATTCCACCACTTTATCCGACCTGATCAACTTCAAGGAAGAGAGTCAAGCGGATAATTATATGTTTTATATTTAA
- the mnmA gene encoding tRNA 2-thiouridine(34) synthase MnmA gives MTKANQDIRVVVGMSGGVDSSVTALLLKQQGYDVIGIFMKNWDDTDEFGVCTAETDAEDVRRVCEQIDIPYYTVNFEKEYFDKVFSYFLEEYKAGRTPNPDVMCNREIKFGEFLNKALQLGADYVATGHYARVIEEDGMFKLLRGVDNNKDQTYFLNALNQYQLSKAMFPIGHLPKPEVRRIAEEAGLYTAKKKDSTGVCFIGERNFREFLSQYLPALPGNMVDIATGEVKGRHDGLMYYTLGQRQGLGIGGSGTGEPWFVAEKDLASNTLYVVQGEKHVSLYSTSLTASGVNWIDAATLGDTPLKCTAKFRYRQPDQGVTLTKQADGTVHVAFDVQQKAITPGQAVVFYLGETCLGGGTIEAAEKVVPLPQA, from the coding sequence ATGACAAAAGCTAATCAGGATATCCGTGTCGTCGTCGGTATGTCGGGTGGGGTCGATTCCTCTGTTACAGCGCTTCTGCTGAAGCAGCAGGGTTATGACGTCATCGGCATCTTCATGAAGAATTGGGATGATACCGACGAGTTCGGCGTATGTACGGCAGAGACCGATGCCGAGGATGTGCGCCGCGTGTGCGAGCAGATCGATATTCCTTACTATACCGTTAATTTCGAGAAGGAATACTTTGATAAAGTCTTTTCCTATTTCCTCGAAGAATATAAGGCCGGCCGGACACCGAATCCGGATGTGATGTGCAACCGCGAGATCAAGTTCGGGGAATTCCTGAACAAAGCGCTGCAGCTTGGCGCAGATTACGTGGCTACCGGACATTACGCCCGGGTCATAGAAGAGGACGGCATGTTCAAGCTGCTGCGCGGCGTGGACAACAACAAAGACCAGACTTATTTCCTCAACGCACTGAACCAGTATCAGCTCTCCAAGGCCATGTTCCCGATCGGGCATCTGCCGAAGCCGGAGGTGCGGAGAATTGCCGAGGAAGCCGGACTCTACACCGCCAAGAAAAAAGACAGCACTGGCGTCTGCTTCATCGGAGAACGCAATTTCCGTGAATTCCTAAGCCAATACCTGCCTGCACTGCCTGGCAATATGGTCGATATCGCCACCGGCGAAGTTAAGGGCCGTCACGACGGACTCATGTATTACACGCTGGGCCAGCGTCAGGGCCTTGGTATCGGGGGCTCCGGCACAGGCGAACCCTGGTTCGTGGCCGAGAAGGATCTGGCAAGCAATACCCTGTATGTTGTGCAGGGCGAGAAGCATGTCAGCCTGTACTCCACCAGCCTCACGGCTTCAGGCGTGAACTGGATCGATGCAGCTACACTTGGTGATACGCCGCTGAAGTGTACCGCCAAGTTCCGTTACCGCCAGCCGGATCAGGGCGTTACGCTGACGAAGCAGGCAGATGGAACCGTGCATGTTGCTTTTGATGTTCAGCAAAAGGCGATCACGCCGGGACAGGCTGTGGTGTTCTACCTTGGTGAAACATGTCTCGGCGGCGGAACCATTGAGGCTGCCGAGAAGGTCGTGCCGCTGCCGCAGGCGTAA